In Acipenser ruthenus chromosome 1, fAciRut3.2 maternal haplotype, whole genome shotgun sequence, the genomic stretch tttacaaaacacaaaaaacattttcaggctggtcattcgccttcactgaacaaaaataaaatacaaacacagcaacaacacagattCACAACACTCACCAAATCCTCtccctgggctctccttttatgtgatgtggctgctcccaattaacACCAGTTATTCTATTAAGTAGCCACATTCTCTCATGTTTTTGGCATGGACTCCCCGGGCgaattaaccccatctctgccaaccaccaccatacacaaacaaaacaccacaatatttacaggcagagctcttcCTCTGCCACAActataaagaaacaaaatgaagCAGTAGTTAAATTATGCTTCAAATTATGCAAATTAAACCTTTTGAAATTAATTTAATTCctctcaaacacaaaaaaattatttagattttttacttACTTATGGGAGATGGCTATTTACTCATATGCCTGATGGTGGATGGAATTTTGAATATTTGTGGAAAAATACCTTTTTCAGACTTCAGTTCATGAATGGCCCTAAAGCGATGTATCTCCTCCCTCTCGAATCAGGTTGTCCTGTGAAGGGCCACCCAAGACCACACATCTCCTGGTTTCTCAATAGCCAGTCTCTGGGCAGTGCAGCAGAAATAACACATCAGCTCCTGGCAGAAGGGCAGGTCCTGCGACTTCCAAATGTTACCAAGCACCTTCATGGAGAAGTGCGCTGCCTGTCGGAGAACGACGCGGGCACATTACAGCAAAGGGCAGTCTTAGATATACAAGGCAAGTCATTTTCCAGTGctatgtttagatttttttttatgtttctgtgATAGGTGGTTGTTTAGAATGAGTTTCAAGGGTGTTGTCTCAATTGTATAGGTTCAGTTATTTTTGTCTACAAGATAACAATTGTAAAGGGCTATTTCATACAATCAAATCTCAAATATGCTCTATGGAAAGTGTGAATTTCAGATACAGTATTGTAATGCTAGCCAGGAAGTGGCCtcaagaattttaaaaaatatagtgcACTGGCCTCTCATACAAGGGTGAAGAATAATCTTCTGTGCCTCGTAAAAGCGTTACTTTTATCCTGGGTTAGATACCTGTGGAACAAAATTATTAATTGTAATGGATCATAATAGAAAAAATcaccaccaaaaaaaaagtgcaatgttGGTAAGTGCACACCCTGTCAAGGCACAAGACAAAGAATATTCCCCACAAGGCAGCTGTGCTTGTGCCTCCTCATGCTCTGTGGATAAACTGAGATAAATTCAGATTTCAGTGTTGTCAATAATTcctaatatttttttacatttggacAGACTATGAGTGGAAGGTTGATGACCTGATGCCGTGCTCTGCTCCTTGTGGTAACAAAGGCACCCAATATCCGAGGCTGAAGTGCCTGTGGGACAGCCTAGAAGTCAACCGGTCACTCTGCAGGGACAAGCCTAAACCTGCTCTGAAACCAGTTCCCTGCAATATCAAAGACTGCCTTCCCAGGTGGAGTTCATTTTTACTAATTTTCACTGTGCAGGTTATAGGACAAATCCAACAATGTGGAATGATATTTATTCgaaacattttgtttaatacCTTTATCAAACCAAGGCTGTGCCTAACTGTACAAACATTTGCTGAATGTGTTTGCTGAAAGCTCTCCATCATGCAGGCCAGTAAAAAAGCTTGGTAAAATTTGCGTATTTGATCACAGACCAATACTTGGCTGTAATTTATACCCGATACCTGTATTTTGGATGTACGCATAAAAGggaattctgcaactttattttgtgttgtataaCAAAAGCCACTAATGTGCTGCCTTGTGCCCTTCTCAGGTGGCTAGTGACGCCCTGGTCTTCATGCCCACGAAGCTGTGGAGGGGGCATGCTGAGCCGCAAAGTCACCTGTAACAAGGTAACGGCTGCTGGAATGTCTATGACCCTGCCAGAAGACAACTGCGGCCCTGCTGGCAAACGCCCAGCAGACATGCAGCCATGCAACACTCTTCCCTGTGTGGAGTGGGCCACGTCCACCTGGGCGCAGGTGAGTGTGGGTAACTGGGGAAAGACTAACTGTCCTGCTACTTTTTTTATTGGTACAAGTGGAATATCCATCTTTTAAGCTGTCACTGATGCCAGACTTAATCTCCTGTCATTCCAGCCTGTCATTTGTTTTTCTGATTTTAAGAATAATTTTTGAGcacacagttaataataataagccttCTTGGTTGGCACTGTTACAGAGCCTTGTACCTTTCATAGGTTTTAGAGGAACCGGATAGTTTTTTCTTAACTCGGGGATTCAGAAGGCTGAAGAGCATAATTCCTTTCAACGCACATGCTTTTCACAATTCGAGGATCAGGAATTCATTATTGGCAGATGATCAATGGGATTTCCTGCTGCATCACTGGTTCccttttaaatatgaaatgtaaccatttacctcctaaagatctgacaacctgaataagatataccaaagctgctctctgagccagtgacgcagtcatggcccgcccccgagggcacaaacagactgcgctcacagatctcctcaccatttttcctttcaagactgactggtcggagagccttgttcagatgaGTACTTGTTACTTCTATCTgctatatatttcacatttattgtgtttttacacaatttaTATGTGATATTAATATAATCGATGTAACAGCGGTtagagtcgctccttcccagggatcgaGCAACATAagagctgactttgtgctcttcccTCCAGGCTGCATTAGCTCTGactggagttatttatttctcattttggcTTTGGCTAAAAATACATGACAtgtaatattatttatgtaattgtttaaattactgtatttgtGAGAGTTTTTTTCTCTTAGGCCTGTCTACAATGTGGTGCTATAGCACACACGCAGCAAGAGCAAGCACTGTGCAGGACCAGGATACTTGCTTCGGTTgtgattgcttgcaatctcttccacagtatcttgctgctgttttggtgacagctttagcatcaccattacgaaggcttagtgtcattctaacaagcaggcttccctcagtctcgtgtggtactgactgagtggttttgccagtggcttgtacaggtgggcatccccgTACGTTGGCACCCGTGGTGACTGCAAGCCGGTCGACCCGTAACCGGTACCAAAACGGGACTGAGGTTACCGCGACGGTGCCGGACTGTACCCGTACCGacctggtgctaaagtcaccgaaccggtACCGACCTGGTACTGTGCCCATACCGAACTGGTtccgacccggtgctaaagtcaccaaactGGTACCGAACCAACCCGGTACTGTTCCGGTCCAGCGTACGAGTTCCGTGTATTGCCATTTGGCCTTTCCATAGCTCCCTATGCCTTTTCGAAgagcatggaagctatcctggccccattgagactcaaaggcatcagagtgctcaattatctggacgactgtctcatttgtgcccagtctccagcacaggcagaggcccacacgaAATTTGTCATTGTCCACCTTCAGCGCCAGCTCACACCGTCTCAGACAGcttcctatctaggagtgtgctcgGACGGCaaagtgcagagaatagccacctGTTTGAAGCTCTTTAAGCTCAATAAAGTGCTCACAGTAGTgatgttccagaaacttctgggcttgatggcagcagcttcccggACCCTTACATTGGGTCTCCTGAGCATgcaccctctgcaggcctggttcaacagtaGGGTTTTTCAGCCTGTGCTGAACCGCGACCGCCTATTGAAAGTGTCTCATCACTGTTTAATGGCatagcgctgggcagtgtcaTCAGAAGAGAGGTTGTCACCAGCCTGGGCTGGGTTACTGTGTTGAATGGCAGGGGTACGCAAGGTGTGTGGAAcgcccttggcagggtctccacataaatgttttagagctgcaggcagtttacctggccttgcagaattttttgcaggagatTCGAGGAAGAAATTTGCTTGTCCTTAtatacaacacaacagtggtggcttacatcaaccatcAGGGCGGCCTTAGGTCACCCAGTCTCCATCATGAGGtctgcaagcttttgctctggggaCACGAGAACCTCCTCTTACTACGGGCAGTACATCTGCCCGGGGTGACAAACATCTGCCCGGACCTATCTGGCAGGTATTTTAGCTTgtcatgtcaaaattgactctcACCAGGAGCCCTcttcctggtggggcaatttttgaaagggtcTCGGTGGCTTCGGCCACCTAtaaaggacattgttcctcactggaggctaaacgtggtgcttaatgcactcattgAGTCTCCAtctgagcccatgcattcagctgagctgaaatgttTATCgctcaaagcggctttcttgcttgctatcacctccacaaagtgggtgagtgagatgcaggcatgcTCTATAGCGAAAGGCCAGATCAAAGGTTGTGCTCTGTACCAAATCTGCCTTTTTGCTGAAGAcgatctcggcattccatgtcaaccagtctgtggaattggaggcttctaatccacctcctttccagtttgacagagagcgacagctccatagGACAAAACgttggaggcagtccaaacaattctttgtctgctatggggctaagtcctatggtcaagccctgtctaagcagcggctgtccaagtggatagcagacacggtcaggactgcctatgagctggccaacttgcccccccccccagaaaagctcactgcccctTCCACCAGCGAcatggcaacttcatgggctttattccagggtgtatctgtcaaggacatttgtaatgcagtggtgtgggctactccccatacctatAATGgcttctacagacttaatgtcgtggAAGCGTGTTAAGGGCAGTTTTCCAGTCAACCCTTGCActacaggcatagaggtgagtttctccctcaattttttcacccttgctacttgttactggggttacgtatggtaacacacaaggcagcctcttggcttagccttgtagcattcagCATTCATTCTGCAATATAGCCCTTGCGATGGCTTtggttacatttcatacctgaaagggaacgttaggttattatcataaccctaattccctgaaatagaaatgtaactattaaccttcaaggtcactgcgttCATGATTgtagcaggcttgaaggaaaattGACAATGAGATCTTTGAGCACAGTCTGTTTGTGCCCtcaggggcgggccatgactgcatcactggctcagagagcagctttggtatatcttattcaggtttcgggtctttaggaggtaaaatTCTAtgtcagggaaccagggttatgataacgtTTCTTGTTAAAGTTGGCTAAATTGTGACATGACAATTTTCAATTATAATTTTAATGTTAAACAGGTTTATGTGTAAGGGGTAGGGGAGGATCAATGAAAATCATGACAAATATTTAGACAGCTGCATGATTGAGCCTGCCAGACCACTTGACATAATTAACATGTCTGTTTCTTCTTTAACAGTGTAATGGCCAGTGTATTGGACTAAGACAAGCTACACAGCACAGACAGGTGTTCTGCCAGGCAAAGAATGGCACTGTCATGACTTTTAATCAGTGCAGTAGTGTGCCCAGGTAAGATGTTTGTTTGTATTGAAGaattttgttttgtaacatttctgTTTCTCTTGCACTCGTGAGACACTTTTGTATACCAGTCACCACATGGATCTGTGATCAAAATTCATTGCAGGCTCATGCAGCAAGAAACATAGAAGAATATATTCTTAACCCAAATATGCCTATTGTCATACATTTATAGGTCACTTGGATTTAGAATTTAGGCATATCTGGGTTAAAATCACAGAATCCcaaagtacattttcaaaataaaaattaaaacacttGGAAATGTAGGTGATCTTAATTTGGGTGAAGACCACTGGGTTAAGGCGGTAAATGTCAGAAGTATTTAATCTCAAACTAAAGCCTGGtgtgcttttttgtgtgtgtgtgattgcctGCAGGCCACCCAGCATCCGGAACTGTTCTGCCGAGGCCTGCAATGTGCAGTGGCATGTGAGCTCTTGGACTCAGTGCACAGCCACCTGTGGGAACTATGGCTTCCAGTCCAGGAGGGTGGAATGCGTACACCTCCGGAGCGGCAAGACTGGGAGGGAGCAGTTCTGTTCCTGGAGACAGAGACCCGCCAACTGGCAGCGCTGTAACATCCTCCCCTGTGAGAAATGTGAGTCTCTTgtttatgattttattaagtttaCCATATATAGAAAGTCTAAGACTGGGGGAGGTTACATTCATTGATGAAAGACTAATACAGTTCCATTGAACAGTGGATGTCTCCATGTGGACAGTGTATCTAAATTGTTCAGCCAATGCCAAACTCCAATAGGGACAGACTTTCAAGATACACTTTTTAGCAGCAGCCAGGCCAACATATTTATAGAAAAATCGTAACTTGGGACTTTGTCCTTTTCCTAGTTAGCTATCTCTTTACTCACTAACCTTTTCTGAACACAGTACAGGTCTTTAATGTCATCATTGTTTTCTTACAGTGGAGTGCCGGGACACCACCAGATACTGTGAGAAAGTCAAGCAGCTGAAACTCTGCCAGCTCTCCCAATTCAAGGTGCGCTGCTGTGAGTCATGCAAGGACACATGAGGGAATCCGCTTGTTCAGTTCTGTGGGTGAAAACAAAAGACATAGAGAGATGGAACAATGGGCTGTCCCACAAGGCTGATGAAAGAATGCTAGGGCAGAACCATTAATCTCTCCTTTTGCCTTTgagtgattgggggggggggggggtgaggggggggacCTGCATGTGTTCCTATGCCGTGGATCGAGGCTTTTATATTATTGTAAAGAACAAAAATGACCTGAAGAACCATTGTGAAGATGGTGAAGGCCAGGGAACCAGCAGCCTTTCTCAAACTAATCCACACTGTAACTGAGATGgaatctgtttttttctgtattgccTGTTAAATGCATGGATGGAGCTGATATATGAGCAGAAGGTTCATGATATTTGCTTTTAGGATAAAATGTATGACAGTATTAATCAAGAGAAGGATGATCTGCCACTATGGGCCTTATTCCATACCCACCAGCATTGCATTGCCAGTAATAAACAAGGGTTCAAAATTTGATTTAAAGTGTTGGTTAGGTCTTGGACCAAAGCTATCCCACACTGAAATACATTGTACCAAGATAACATTTAATTATAAAGAAACACAAAGCCAGAGGGAACTAAATTAGATCAAACAGATCAGTTTAGACCAGTCCAAGCTACACTAACATTTGGAAAGAAGAGGAGTAGCACATTCCCACTTAAATTAATAGCCAACATAACAATGCTGTCTCCTAGATTTTCTGGTCACACACTGCCGAGTCAGGCTTCTAAAACACCGGAGACCTGCTTGGCAGGAGGTCCATCTAAATTTTATTTGTGATTACAACCTGATGTGCAGTTTACGTGTAAAAAGTAACTTCACTTTTGGGTCTTTTGTGCCTGAATGACAATGTATTTTGAGTTGTATAAACTAAGCACAGCTAAAAATGTAGTCTATGTTGTCTGGTTTGCATATGTCTGGAGCATTGTAGTTAATCATGTGCCTTATTTTTCTGATTAGAGCTTTTgttgtaattataaaaaatacatattttttttaagcttgcaTGGTTCATTATGAAAATTTGTGTTGTGTCTCAGCAGAAataattttaaacttttttaataTGGTATATTTCTGTTACTAGTGGGATTTGTTACAGTTTTTCTGCATTTGGTGGATGTTTCTGTATGTAGAGATTGTGTAGCAATGCCAGTGCACTAACTGAATATGTTGAATATGAATTTCTTGTGTCCAGCAGAAATGGTGTGGCCATTGgcgcttttatttttttatattcatgCAGATATAGTATAAAACTTTAAACATGCTATACACAATAAAGTTAGAAAGCAGTTAGAAAGCAGTTCCACAAAACAGTAACCCCACAAATCTGTTTTTGACAGCTCTCTAAAGATATGTAAACGAGGGAGCCACTTAGGGAATTACTGTAGTGCTCATCTTTTAACTTCTAAAATACTGCGTTTTAAACATTATGGTTTTGAAGGGCATCCGCACCAATATTGCCTAAACACAGAACCACCTGCACCCACACTTGTTTTAGGATATGTACTTACTGTAGCTCTCAAtagtcattatttttttcatgtatGAAAAATACATCTGCTTTTACCTTGCAAAACTACTATTTTATTAAACTCTCCATAACTGAAGTCCTTTTGCCAGCTGGTATAAATAAGGTATGCTGGAAAAGATGTAAAAAGTGATGCCAGAAAAACAGTTTGTGAGAAACAATGTATTTGACAGGGAATATTCTCGTTTTTGTAATGGGTGTCtgttttgtaaataatttaaTGAGAAACATGTTTACCACATTGTATCTATTTATTAGAATGTCAAGTATAAAAAGTGCAATATTGTGATTTTAATGTTGTCCAGGCAGAtcttttttttgtccttttttggtTGTTGTAAACTTCTTCCCTTGTTTTTGAAAGCACTTCTCAGATGTTGAATTTTTACTGTTTCTGATTCACTGCTTCCTCCCCAAAAgcagttaacatattttatttgcattcctTTAGTAAATGGGCTGGTCCGTGTGTACTTACCATCCATGTGTACTTACCATACAAGGGTTTTCATCGGTCTTTATTCTTTACACATAAAGAGTTTTTGTAACACTGGTCACATTGACGGTTCGAGCGGTCTGATTGAGTGATTTAATTACAGCATGTGATAATGATCTAGCAACAGCTCTTTTGCTGAATAATGTCTTTTCCtgcaaatatatttatacaaatcaTTTGAATACACCTATttattaaaatagtatttttctctgtgtgttttcttttgatCATCATACCAAGAGCTATTTGCTTTGGGTGGTGCACTTAAGATTCATTTCTGATAAATACTGATTACACCTAACCTTGAAAGATGGCaggtaataatacaaaaaacaattttaaagtgtGAAAAAAATACCCAGTGTATTTCATGACAGTCTTGACATTGCACATTCTAGTTCCAACCAAAGATTGCACTTCACCTTAAAAGCAGTTTTAATTAGATAACACTGATTCAATAAATCCCTTATTTTTGTAATGCCATTGTATATATTGAGTACCCCCTCTTATTTCATAGCCAAATGTATACCAAGTTAGATGTAAGACTACCAAATAATGTAATCAAATTCTTTTGAATATGTATCTTTTAATTTACACAATATTTCATCAATTTTATTAGAAACAGCTGgtgaataaatcaataaaattgaGAAAATGTGTTTGTCAGAGATATTAAACTAAAACTtttcattgcattaaaaaaaaaaactgtgtcttGAAAGGACTGATCTCTGCATACAAAGTTGAAGCATTTAAGCTGTGTTAAGTAGCTCCTGGTTCCATGTTGAGCCCAAGCCATTGATTGTTTGTTAATTACGAGTGTAATCCAATACACTGTTTACTTTCCTTGCTGCATTAGCAGTGTTTCCATTCTGTCTGGCAGAGAGTTTGCGATATAGTCGATGGCCACGGGGTTTCGTTTCTTCATAAACATAGCCCGGTGGGTTGGCAAAAGCAGCAGGGCATACTTTGATCTCCTTGGGAATGTAGCTTGTGCAGTAAGTGGTTTCATTGTCCAGTGGCTGACAGCATTGTACAGTGAGAATGGGTTTGCAGCTCAGAGTGCGAGCGGGGGCATGTGACACATAGTCAGCACGGAAAGTGGTTGTGTTTTCAAATGGGCCAGTAGGTTTCTCTATTTGCTGTACCCCTCTGATCAAGGGTGCCGCCTTGGCATCCCATAACTTATAGTCATCTTTCATAGTTGACTTGGACTCAAAAGGCGAACAGTTCCAGGCTTGAGTTTGAGGGCAGACTGCTACAGCTGGTGAAATCTGGTGCTCCACGAAGTCTGCGTGAGCTGTTGAAGTCATGTTCATTGCAACTTCTGGGGGAACATATTTACCATACTTGTGCAGTGGTATTGGTCGTATAGGCCATGATTTGTAATTATCACGAAATTCAGTCGAACAATTAAATTTGTGGGCCGGGGTTCCTCTGGCAGCTTTAGACCTGACTGATTTGCTTGCTTCCCCCCGTAATCCCTTGTAGTCTTTCCTTTGTGTGGTGAGACCATCAAACGGGATAACACTTGGCTTATGGGGCTCTCTTTGAATGCATTTATAAGGCTCCACAGAATAGGGTATATACTCCTGTTTGTAGCTGGACAGACCATCAAAAGGTCTTGGGCCCATGGGTACATGTGCCGGTTTAAAATTCTCTTTTGAAATTGGGCCTGGGAAATGGTAGTCATCCTGAAAAGTGGTTGTGTTGCTAAACCTGTCTGTGCACGGCTTTaagttgtcttgtgttttgaaGTTTTGTCTTTTTTGAATCCCCCATACTCTGTAatcatctgaaataaaaaaataaaaaataaagaaaggttTTAAAGTCAATGTAATAACTTGACCCCAGGAaagaaatatacatttcaaacagaATGTTAACACAAACCTCATACATTCTGTAGTGTAAGGTGAATGTTCCTCTTACTGAAtgctatgcttttttttttgttctttttttttttactgtatctagTAATATTACACTCAAATTAAATTTTTCATATATTAGAAAATAATTCAAGCATTCTAGTATGTTTTTAAATTTCACATTGGATGTCCTGTTGTGAAGTTACAGCCCACTGAAGTCAGAGAAAATGTGTCATTTATTGGATCACAAGCCTATACAAGTACATGGTAATGAAGATAAATAAACACCAAGGTGTCCATATTAATAAAAAAGCACTAGATAAATCAAACTTGCTACACTGACATTTTTGCAAATATCCATAAATATCAAACACTCAGTAGTGTTGAATTTAATCAATTCAAGACAAATGTTTTGagtctttttcaatttcagaaATGATTGGCACAAGTATTTTTCACATCAGTGTtggtttttataaaaaatatcagGTATTTGCATGGTACTTCTGCTGCACATTTTAACATGCAAGTATGTAAATTATAGCTGGATGCACAAAGTTGGTCCCTTTTTTCAATACATATGGTATGCATTTTCAAGTTTTTATAACTAAGAATGTTGTTTATTAAGTAGGATGTACGTATTCAGCTTTAAGAAAAATGGGTAAGAAATGGCTAAGGTGCAACTACTTTAGAATTGTctttttttgaactgctgtttaaACTTTGTCACAGAGATCTGATGAGGTATAAGACTTACTGTCATGActctttgtattatttatttagtagctCTCTATTTTCTAGAAAGTTAGTAGAGCATATACAGCATACTTCCAGATCTGTTCTcttgatatgattttttttttaaatgtgctgcaGAAAACTAAGTTTAcagtcttttatttttatttacagtactatTGCAGCTTCTACATATCCCATTTGTGCTGAAACAACTGCCCAACTTGGTGTGTTTACAATAACAAAAGCAGTAACATGATCAATAAAAAAGGTTCTTAACTCTTTCAGGGGCCTGGCAGGAGTCACTACCCCCACCAAGCCCCCAGCCCCCGCCccccccgtttttttttttgttttgtttttttttaattacgcaGAGTGAAAATATTTTGAACCCATTGTTCAagcatttagttttatttgatGAATGACAGATTTAGATTTATGGCAGTTATTGTCAGGTTCACATTAACAGTGTGTTATACAGTACATTCTGTTTCATATTAAGCTTGTAATATCAATAATCAAGCTTGACTTTTTCTTGCAATTTTTCTTATCCAAGCGAGTGGATAATCTCAAAGTTGCTTGTAACATATGTTTGATCTGCGATTTCGGTTTATAAATATCCATTAAGTACAAATG encodes the following:
- the LOC131728626 gene encoding ADAMTS-like protein 1, which codes for MYLLPLESGCPVKGHPRPHISWFLNSQSLGSAAEITHQLLAEGQVLRLPNVTKHLHGEVRCLSENDAGTLQQRAVLDIQDYEWKVDDLMPCSAPCGNKGTQYPRLKCLWDSLEVNRSLCRDKPKPALKPVPCNIKDCLPRWLVTPWSSCPRSCGGGMLSRKVTCNKVTAAGMSMTLPEDNCGPAGKRPADMQPCNTLPCVEWATSTWAQCNGQCIGLRQATQHRQVFCQAKNGTVMTFNQCSSVPRPPSIRNCSAEACNVQWHVSSWTQCTATCGNYGFQSRRVECVHLRSGKTGREQFCSWRQRPANWQRCNILPCEKLECRDTTRYCEKVKQLKLCQLSQFKVRCCESCKDT
- the LOC117421067 gene encoding stabilizer of axonemal microtubules 2-like; this translates as MKRTCICEICSCGRHRCPHLPTVLYNCDKPCLVTEYKDNYYPHSNTGAAQSCRPKNRYQRNPEKMENTTTFRADYVLHAVHRPKTHIAKYVKPEGVIDMGTTYLQDFKPYPVHPIPAAKSAGYRQPPARMDLKPTYKDDYRVWGIQKRQNFKTQDNLKPCTDRFSNTTTFQDDYHFPGPISKENFKPAHVPMGPRPFDGLSSYKQEYIPYSVEPYKCIQREPHKPSVIPFDGLTTQRKDYKGLRGEASKSVRSKAARGTPAHKFNCSTEFRDNYKSWPIRPIPLHKYGKYVPPEVAMNMTSTAHADFVEHQISPAVAVCPQTQAWNCSPFESKSTMKDDYKLWDAKAAPLIRGVQQIEKPTGPFENTTTFRADYVSHAPARTLSCKPILTVQCCQPLDNETTYCTSYIPKEIKVCPAAFANPPGYVYEETKPRGHRLYRKLSARQNGNTANAARKVNSVLDYTRN